Proteins co-encoded in one Arachis stenosperma cultivar V10309 chromosome 7, arast.V10309.gnm1.PFL2, whole genome shotgun sequence genomic window:
- the LOC130941118 gene encoding uncharacterized protein LOC130941118: MSTHGRGRGRDRGRIGIVTPGPAGNDPVDFMAALENMAAAMQATAEALGNQINQGNHGNNNDEDGPMTLATFLKVHPPTFRGTSNPTDADNWIQAMERALQAQQVPEEQWVEFGTYQLQGEAQHWWQGTRRILQPDGAVIPWEVFRTEFYKKYFPNSARNAKELELMQLKQGQMTIAEYTSRFEELCRFSRICQGAPEDFAEWKCIKYKGGLRSDILSFIAPMEIRVFSELVNKSRVTEDCLRKATSDKSDQQIFVRRDQGRNFAPRGQDFKRGGYTPQPHLGQNNFQRFSNNNSQGRGKGKQAQTPPNDLTCRRCGKYHPNTPCRAGLGVCYYCGEAGHLSWNCPEKKKNQEAGKAQHQGRVFTMIADGARSADTPIRGNHELIFEISDCLA; this comes from the coding sequence ATGTCGACTCACGGACGCGGTCGCGGCCGAGATAGAGGTAGGATAGGCATCGTTACTCCTGGCCCGGCAGGGAATGATCCAGTAGACTTCATGGCTGCCCTGGAAAATATGGCTGCGGCTATGCAGGCGACAGCCGAGGCACTGGGTAATCAGATAAACCAGGGTAATCACGGAAACAATAATGATGAGGACGGTCCCATGACACTTGCTACATTTCTGAAAGTTCACCCTCCGACCTTCAGGGGAACCTCGAATCCCACTGATGCAGACAATTGGATTCAGGCTATGGAACGAGCACTGCAGGCTCAGCAGGTTCCTGAGGAGCAATGGGTTGAGTTTGGAACTTATCAGCTGCAGGGTGAGGCTCAGCATTGGTGGCAGGGGACACGACGTATCCTGCAGCCAGATGGCGCTGTGATTCCTTGGGAGGTTTTCCGAACagagttctataagaaataCTTTCCTAATTCAGCCAGAAATgccaaggaacttgaattgATGCAGTTAAAGCAGGGACAGATGACTATTGCTGAGTATACTAGCAGGTTTGAGGAGTTATGTCGCTTTTCTCGTATTTGTCAAGGTGCGCCTGAAGATTTTGCTGAGTGGAAATGTATTAAGTATAAAGGAGGTCTTCGAAGTGATATTCTGAGCTTCATTGCACCAATGGAGATCAGAGTGTTTTCGGAACTGGTAAACAAAAGTAGAGTTACTGAGGATTGTCTGAGAAAGGCGACATCAGATAAGAGTGATCAGCAAATTTTTGTTAGGAGAGATCAGGGAAGGAACTTCGCCCCTAGAGGACAAGATTTTAAGCGAGGCGGTTACACCCCACAACCACATTTGGGTCAGAATAACTTCCAGAGATTCAGTAATAATAACAGCCAGGGAAGAGGCAAAGGAAAACAAGCTCAGACCCCACCGAATGATTTAACTTGTAGGAGGTGTGGAAAGTACCACCCGAATACTCCGTGCAGGGCTGGTTTAGGTGTATGCTATTATTGTGGTGAAGCTGGACATTTGTCTTGGAATTGtccagaaaagaagaagaatcaagAAGCTGGAAAGGCACAACATCAGGGACGCGTGTTCACTATGATAGCAGATGGTGCTAGAAGCGCAGATACTCCGATTAGAGGTAATCACGAACTGATATTCGAAATTTCTGACTGCCTTGCATAG